In Azospirillaceae bacterium, the following proteins share a genomic window:
- a CDS encoding alpha/beta hydrolase codes for MPRLPPGIRVIPAQHALPVLDRMQTTSGIVPVGNARIVAEWASGGQPVVFLHAAVADRRMWRHQLAALAPRHHVIAYDRRGFGETPAVDEAYSQTADLFAVVDHLVGPGKPVILVGCSQGGSIAIDATLASPDRVAGLVLIAPSVSGAPPATPHEAVRRLLDAIDLAGTSGDLDPVIRLKAALWLDGPLANQGRVKGPARELFAAMNGIALAAPVIGRVLQPAPAWDRLDRIAAPVRILCGNLDVPHIQARCRQLAAALPDARLEILPGVAHLPSLEQPDLLTDRLLNLLADCRRA; via the coding sequence TTGCCCAGGCTGCCGCCCGGGATTAGGGTCATCCCAGCCCAACATGCGTTGCCAGTTCTGGACAGGATGCAGACGACATCGGGGATCGTTCCTGTCGGCAACGCGCGGATCGTGGCCGAGTGGGCCAGCGGCGGCCAACCGGTCGTCTTCCTGCACGCCGCCGTCGCGGACCGTCGGATGTGGCGTCACCAGCTTGCCGCGCTGGCCCCGCGCCATCACGTGATCGCGTACGACCGCCGTGGCTTTGGTGAAACGCCGGCAGTCGACGAGGCCTACAGCCAAACGGCCGACTTGTTCGCCGTGGTCGACCACCTGGTGGGGCCCGGCAAGCCGGTGATCCTGGTCGGCTGCTCGCAGGGCGGCAGCATCGCGATCGATGCCACCCTCGCCTCCCCCGACCGCGTCGCGGGGCTCGTCCTGATCGCGCCGTCGGTCAGCGGAGCACCCCCGGCAACACCCCATGAGGCTGTCCGCCGCCTGCTCGACGCGATCGATTTGGCCGGGACGTCCGGCGACCTCGATCCGGTGATCCGGCTGAAAGCGGCGCTCTGGCTGGATGGACCGCTGGCGAACCAGGGGCGCGTCAAAGGACCGGCGCGCGAACTGTTCGCGGCCATGAACGGCATTGCGTTGGCAGCCCCGGTGATCGGTCGCGTTCTTCAACCCGCCCCGGCCTGGGACCGGCTCGACCGGATTGCCGCTCCCGTGCGGATCCTTTGCGGAAACCTGGACGTCCCGCACATCCAGGCGCGCTGCCGCCAGCTCGCGGCGGCGCTTCCGGATGCTCGGCTCGAGATCCTGCCCGGCGTCGCCCATCTGCCGAGCCTCGAACAGCCTGACCTTTTGACGGATCGCCTGTTGAACCTGCTTGCCGATTGTCGGCGCGCTTGA
- a CDS encoding DUF1028 domain-containing protein encodes MTWSIVARDPETGAFGVAVTTKAFAVGALCPYARSGVGALATQALVNQTYGPRGLRLLDEGVPAADVVRLLLIPDEGREHRQVHVLDAAGRIAHHTGRACVDWCGHVADEPRQVSVAGNMLAGPQVIRDTLACYLDNGAKPFAERMLLALDAGQAAGGDKRGKQSAALIVHTTEEFAELNLRVDDHLEPLAELRRLYEISQGRPRIFRQFQPTRANPSGNTDRAVLDAAVAAWEAQQKGRTPQ; translated from the coding sequence ATGACTTGGTCCATTGTCGCCCGCGACCCGGAGACGGGCGCATTCGGAGTGGCCGTCACCACGAAGGCCTTCGCGGTCGGGGCGTTGTGCCCCTACGCCCGTAGCGGTGTCGGGGCTTTGGCCACACAGGCACTCGTCAACCAGACCTATGGCCCGCGCGGCCTGCGCCTTTTGGACGAGGGCGTGCCGGCGGCCGATGTGGTGCGCCTGCTGCTGATCCCGGACGAGGGGCGGGAGCACCGGCAGGTCCATGTCCTGGATGCCGCGGGCCGGATTGCCCATCACACCGGGCGCGCGTGCGTGGACTGGTGCGGGCATGTCGCGGACGAGCCGCGGCAGGTGTCCGTCGCCGGCAACATGCTGGCCGGACCGCAGGTGATCCGGGACACGCTCGCCTGTTATCTGGACAACGGGGCCAAGCCCTTTGCCGAGCGGATGCTGCTGGCGCTGGACGCCGGCCAGGCCGCCGGAGGCGACAAGCGCGGCAAGCAGTCGGCGGCCCTGATCGTCCATACGACCGAGGAGTTCGCGGAACTGAACCTGCGGGTGGACGACCACCTTGAGCCGCTGGCCGAATTGCGCCGCCTGTACGAAATCAGCCAGGGACGCCCGCGCATCTTCCGCCAATTCCAGCCGACCCGGGCGAACCCGTCGGGCAACACCGACAGGGCGGTGCTGGATGCCGCGGTCGCCGCGTGGGAGGCGCAGCAGAAGGGGCGGACACCGCAATGA
- a CDS encoding ABC transporter substrate-binding protein: protein MKTWTMGLAALLTATALAGPAGAQTLRIGLQEDLDTLDPTTARTYVSRIVFAGLCDKLVDYDAELNYRPQLATEWQISDDGRSVTFKLRPNVKFHDGEPMDAEAVKFSIERHQNFPESRRKSEINVVQSVEVVDPLTVRLNLSQAFSPLISQFADRAGMIVSPKAAREAGANFGQKPVCAGPFRFVERVVQDRIVLEKFADYWDAGNIHVQRVVYQPFPDTTVRLSNLQAGSLDLIERMAPSDLAAAKRDRRLKVEQITSLGYQGITVNVNNGPRADNPLGKDPRVREAFELAIDRDVINQVAFEGAYTPGNQPVPPNNPYYDKSTPIPKRDVAAAKKLLQEAGVRTPFPVELLISNSSLEAQVGQIIQAMAAEAGFDVKLMATEFASGLAMQTRGEFQAFRVGWSGRTDPDGNIHVFWHSQGSQNDSKYANPEVDRLVDTAREVSSLEDRRRLYNEANRIYQKDGAIIYLYHQNNLFAMTSKLTGFQANPDGLIRIQGIKLQ from the coding sequence ATGAAGACCTGGACCATGGGGCTTGCGGCCCTGCTCACGGCAACGGCGCTCGCCGGCCCGGCCGGGGCGCAGACGTTGCGGATCGGCCTGCAGGAGGATCTGGATACCCTCGACCCGACCACGGCGCGGACCTACGTCAGCCGCATCGTCTTCGCCGGCCTGTGCGACAAGCTGGTCGATTACGACGCCGAGCTGAACTACAGGCCGCAGCTCGCGACGGAATGGCAGATCTCCGACGACGGGCGGAGCGTCACGTTCAAGCTGCGCCCGAACGTCAAATTCCACGACGGCGAGCCCATGGACGCCGAGGCGGTGAAGTTCTCCATCGAGCGGCACCAGAACTTCCCGGAAAGCCGCCGCAAGAGCGAGATCAACGTCGTCCAGTCGGTGGAGGTGGTCGATCCGCTGACGGTGCGGCTCAACCTGTCGCAGGCGTTCTCGCCGTTGATTTCGCAATTCGCCGACCGTGCCGGCATGATCGTGTCGCCCAAGGCGGCGCGCGAGGCCGGGGCCAACTTCGGGCAGAAGCCCGTTTGCGCCGGTCCGTTCCGGTTCGTCGAGCGCGTGGTCCAGGACCGCATCGTGCTCGAGAAGTTCGCCGACTACTGGGACGCCGGAAACATCCATGTGCAACGCGTGGTGTACCAGCCGTTCCCCGACACCACCGTCCGTCTGTCCAACCTCCAGGCCGGGTCGCTGGACCTGATCGAGCGGATGGCGCCGTCCGACCTGGCCGCCGCGAAGCGCGACCGCCGGCTGAAGGTGGAGCAGATCACGTCGCTGGGCTACCAGGGCATCACGGTCAACGTGAACAACGGCCCGCGCGCCGACAACCCGCTGGGCAAGGACCCGCGTGTGCGCGAGGCGTTCGAGCTGGCCATCGACCGCGATGTCATCAACCAGGTCGCGTTCGAAGGCGCCTATACGCCCGGCAACCAGCCGGTGCCACCGAACAACCCCTACTACGACAAGTCCACGCCCATCCCGAAACGGGACGTGGCGGCCGCCAAGAAGCTGTTGCAGGAGGCCGGCGTCCGGACGCCCTTCCCGGTGGAACTGCTGATTTCCAACAGCAGCCTGGAGGCCCAGGTCGGCCAGATCATCCAGGCGATGGCGGCCGAGGCCGGGTTCGACGTGAAGCTGATGGCGACCGAATTCGCATCCGGGCTCGCCATGCAGACCCGTGGGGAATTCCAGGCGTTCCGCGTGGGTTGGTCCGGCCGCACCGATCCGGACGGCAACATCCACGTCTTCTGGCATTCGCAGGGCAGCCAGAACGACTCGAAGTACGCCAACCCGGAGGTCGACCGCCTTGTGGACACCGCGCGCGAGGTCAGCAGCCTGGAGGATCGCCGGCGTCTCTACAACGAGGCCAACCGCATCTACCAGAAGGACGGCGCGATCATCTACCTGTACCACCAGAACAACCTGTTCGCGATGACGTCCAAGCTGACCGGCTTCCAGGCCAACCCGGACGGCCTGATCCGGATCCAGGGCATCAAGCTGCAATGA
- a CDS encoding ABC transporter ATP-binding protein, with translation MTTPLPAPLLEVRDLKTYLRTPDGVIRAVDGVSFTVEAGRTVGIVGESGCGKSVTALSIMGLVPSPPGVKAGGEILFEGADLLRMSQRELQDIRGDRIAMIFQEPMTSLNPAFTVGDQITEALLRHRNLSPAEARAQAIEQMRHVGIPAPERRVDDYPHKLSGGMRQRVMIAMALACRPRLLIADEPTTALDVTIQAQILDLLRGLRNEGDMGIMLITHDLGVIAELADTVIVMYAGKVVEAAPVGDLFERPQHPYTVGLLGSVPTLEDDGEPLAAIEGMVPNPLSLPKGCRFVDRCPFAIDVCREEMPPLGEVEPGHFAACWRSPLEIKT, from the coding sequence ATGACCACGCCCTTGCCGGCCCCCTTGCTGGAGGTCCGGGACCTCAAGACCTATCTGCGCACGCCGGACGGCGTGATCCGGGCGGTGGACGGCGTCAGCTTCACGGTGGAGGCCGGCCGGACCGTCGGCATTGTCGGCGAAAGCGGCTGCGGGAAGAGCGTCACGGCCCTGTCCATCATGGGCCTTGTGCCGTCGCCGCCGGGGGTGAAGGCGGGCGGCGAGATCCTGTTCGAGGGCGCCGATCTGCTGCGCATGTCGCAGCGGGAGTTGCAGGACATCCGCGGCGACCGCATCGCCATGATCTTCCAGGAGCCGATGACGAGCCTGAACCCCGCCTTCACGGTCGGGGACCAGATCACCGAGGCCCTGCTGCGGCACCGCAACCTGTCGCCGGCCGAGGCACGGGCCCAGGCGATCGAGCAGATGCGGCACGTCGGGATCCCGGCGCCCGAGCGGCGGGTGGACGATTATCCGCACAAGCTGTCGGGCGGCATGCGCCAGCGCGTCATGATCGCCATGGCGCTGGCCTGCCGCCCGCGCCTGCTGATCGCCGACGAACCCACGACCGCGCTCGACGTGACGATCCAGGCCCAGATCCTGGACCTGCTGCGCGGGCTGCGGAACGAGGGCGACATGGGGATCATGCTGATCACCCACGACCTGGGCGTCATCGCCGAGCTGGCGGACACCGTCATCGTCATGTACGCGGGCAAGGTGGTGGAGGCCGCCCCCGTCGGCGACCTGTTCGAACGGCCGCAGCATCCCTACACGGTGGGGCTGCTGGGTTCGGTCCCGACGCTGGAGGACGACGGCGAGCCGCTGGCCGCCATCGAAGGCATGGTGCCGAACCCGCTGTCCCTTCCCAAGGGGTGCCGCTTCGTCGACCGCTGCCCCTTCGCCATCGACGTCTGCCGCGAGGAGATGCCGCCCCTGGGCGAGGTCGAGCCCGGCCATTTCGCCGCCTGCTGGCGGTCGCCGCTGGAGATCAAGACATGA
- a CDS encoding M20 family metallo-hydrolase has product MQNLNIDPQRLWDTLMETAVIGGTPKGGICRLTLTDLDRQVRDWFKARCEALGCTVTVDEVGNMFALRPGKRPDLPPIAIGSHLDTQPTGGKFDGVLGVLGGLEVLRTLHDLGYETNAPFMLVNWTNEEGSRFAPAMLGSGVYAGVFDRAYADSREDRQGTTFKDAIEAIGYRGEAKAGSVRFGAMFELHIEQGPILEAEGKTIGVVTGVQGMRWYEATVKGREAHTGSTPMHLRKNALVGAARLIEAVDRIAHDHAPSAVGTVGLVEVKPNSRNVIPGEVFFTIDFRHPEDATLDRMEAALAKAMETIPAELGLEVDWKRIWDSPAVRFDPDCIQAVRAGAEKAGYPTREMVSGAGHDAAYIARIAPTTMIFVPCAGGLSHNEEESTSFDECAAGAQVLLNAVLAYDARFGVA; this is encoded by the coding sequence ATGCAGAACCTGAACATCGACCCGCAGCGTCTGTGGGACACGCTGATGGAGACGGCGGTGATCGGCGGCACGCCCAAGGGCGGCATCTGCCGGTTGACGCTGACCGACCTGGACCGTCAGGTCCGCGACTGGTTCAAGGCCCGGTGCGAGGCGCTGGGCTGCACCGTCACCGTGGACGAGGTGGGCAACATGTTCGCCCTGCGTCCGGGCAAGCGGCCGGACCTGCCGCCCATCGCCATCGGCAGCCACCTGGACACGCAGCCGACCGGGGGCAAGTTCGACGGCGTTCTCGGCGTGCTGGGTGGGCTGGAGGTGCTGCGGACGCTGCACGATCTCGGCTACGAGACGAACGCGCCGTTCATGCTGGTGAACTGGACGAACGAGGAGGGCTCGCGCTTCGCGCCGGCCATGCTGGGATCGGGGGTCTACGCGGGCGTGTTCGACCGCGCCTATGCCGACAGCCGCGAGGACCGGCAGGGCACCACCTTCAAGGACGCGATCGAGGCCATCGGCTACCGCGGCGAGGCGAAGGCGGGCTCCGTCCGCTTCGGCGCCATGTTCGAACTGCACATCGAACAGGGGCCGATCCTGGAGGCCGAGGGCAAGACCATCGGCGTGGTGACCGGCGTGCAGGGCATGCGCTGGTACGAGGCGACGGTGAAGGGGCGCGAGGCCCACACCGGGTCCACGCCCATGCACCTCCGCAAAAACGCGCTCGTGGGTGCCGCCCGGCTGATCGAGGCGGTGGACCGCATCGCCCACGACCATGCGCCATCGGCGGTGGGCACGGTGGGGCTGGTGGAGGTGAAGCCCAACTCCCGCAACGTCATTCCGGGCGAGGTCTTCTTCACCATCGACTTCCGCCACCCCGAGGACGCGACCCTGGACCGGATGGAAGCGGCACTCGCCAAGGCCATGGAGACCATCCCCGCCGAGCTGGGGCTTGAGGTGGACTGGAAGCGGATCTGGGACTCCCCGGCCGTCCGCTTCGATCCCGACTGCATCCAGGCCGTGCGCGCCGGGGCGGAAAAGGCCGGCTATCCCACGCGCGAGATGGTGTCGGGCGCCGGGCACGACGCCGCCTACATCGCACGCATCGCCCCCACCACCATGATCTTCGTGCCGTGCGCCGGGGGCCTCAGCCACAACGAGGAGGAAAGCACCTCCTTCGACGAGTGCGCGGCCGGGGCGCAGGTGCTGTTGAACGCGGTTCTGGCCTACGACGCCCGGTTCGGGGTGGCTTGA
- a CDS encoding oligopeptide/dipeptide ABC transporter ATP-binding protein, with translation MTAAPTATPNGSPPLVEVRGLSKHYPINRGFLYARHVGTVKAVDGVDFHIGRGETLALVGESGCGKSTTGRLILRLIEPTAGTVRFDGQDLFALPPEGMRRLRARMQLVFQDPYASLNPRMTIGEVLAEPLRLHGIAKGNGEVRDKVAELLGLVGLPGTAAERFPHEFSGGQRQRVGIARALAGGPQLIVADEPVSALDVSIRAQVVNLMEDLQDRFGLSYLFISHDLSVVRHMADRVAVMYLGRLVEIGPKEDVFERPRHPYTRALLGAVLEPGRRTGEEPRQTLQGDVPSPLDPPPGCPFHPRCVFAQARCRVETPVPFGADDGDPHTAACHFWPDLPPYRPVRPAPPPQDAQVRLKRLQAAFRRTQDAAAPHQRRIG, from the coding sequence ATGACCGCCGCGCCCACCGCCACGCCCAATGGAAGCCCGCCTTTGGTCGAGGTGCGGGGGCTTTCCAAGCATTATCCGATCAACCGCGGCTTCCTCTACGCCCGTCATGTGGGCACGGTGAAGGCGGTGGACGGCGTCGACTTCCACATCGGGCGGGGCGAGACCCTGGCCCTTGTCGGGGAAAGCGGCTGCGGCAAGTCCACCACCGGCCGGCTGATCCTGCGCCTGATCGAGCCGACGGCCGGCACCGTGCGCTTCGACGGGCAGGACCTGTTCGCGCTGCCGCCCGAGGGGATGCGCCGGCTGCGGGCACGGATGCAACTCGTCTTCCAGGACCCCTACGCGTCCCTGAACCCGCGCATGACCATCGGCGAGGTGCTGGCCGAGCCGTTGCGCCTGCACGGCATCGCCAAGGGGAACGGCGAGGTGCGGGACAAGGTGGCCGAGCTGCTGGGGCTGGTCGGCCTGCCGGGGACGGCCGCCGAGCGGTTTCCCCACGAATTCTCGGGCGGCCAGCGCCAGCGCGTGGGCATTGCCCGCGCGCTGGCCGGCGGGCCGCAGTTGATCGTGGCGGACGAGCCGGTGTCCGCGCTCGACGTGTCGATCCGCGCGCAGGTCGTGAACCTGATGGAGGATCTGCAGGACCGGTTCGGGCTGTCGTACCTGTTCATCTCGCACGACCTGTCGGTGGTGCGGCACATGGCGGACCGGGTGGCGGTCATGTATCTGGGCCGCCTGGTGGAGATCGGGCCCAAGGAGGACGTGTTCGAGCGGCCGCGGCATCCCTACACCCGCGCCCTGCTCGGCGCCGTGCTGGAGCCCGGCCGGCGGACCGGCGAGGAGCCGCGCCAGACCTTGCAGGGCGACGTTCCCAGCCCGCTCGACCCGCCTCCCGGCTGCCCGTTCCATCCCAGGTGCGTCTTTGCCCAGGCCCGCTGCCGGGTGGAGACGCCCGTGCCCTTCGGCGCCGATGACGGCGATCCGCACACGGCGGCCTGCCATTTCTGGCCGGATCTGCCCCCTTACCGGCCCGTCCGGCCGGCTCCGCCGCCGCAGGATGCGCAGGTGCGGCTCAAGCGGCTGCAGGCCGCATTCCGGCGGACGCAGGATGCCGCCGCCCCACACCAGAGGAGGATCGGCTGA
- a CDS encoding helicase-related protein — translation MSTTESGEAALDPHLVHDIASRHPEVTSLAAAGLSRIEHAELMGLVPLGLPLPKGKRDLLVPLERKEAVLREVEGGLQRALRRNALLEQGRRALAGSHLSLKAAEDRTRVIAVAHEILPWPGFREPLRLHALKSFDADELADRTDTELLARLAGDPDLGRRAEEAVARVSERLQDLATRVGQADDSWTFENLVERLSRAARNRHDPNDILRRWEETFDTWLGERAQARGRAFVDTHFDLARFEQLFPVARGLGRKLVLVVGPTNSGKTHRAVEALKAAKSGIYLAPLRLLALEIMDRLNNEGTPTTLLTGEEEIRVPEARHIASTIEMLDPERPVDVVVIDEVQMLADPDRGWAWTAALMGAPGRTVYILGAPEARPLVEKAAAHLGEPLEVIELDRKGPLILLENRVEWADVQRGDALIAFSRREVHAVRETVQARGLAAAVIYGALAPDVRRREAERFLSGEADVVVATDAIGMGLNLPVRRILFTALEKFDGNEVRPLATAEIKQIAGRAGRFGKVDVGEFGVVGRGTPQALKALLNRPDPRLGPSTPLKVRPTRGMLQRLARHIGSEDLVLLLDCFATAKTAGSPYRVADLGPVRRLAAMLDERPLDFADKLDLLFIPADMERDTDADLFRSVCRAILRDTPLALDQVVPARIDTLDTQQLEDASRVCDLYYWAARKFPRLFPDRERVRVRRAAIGERLSEVLAARSRRSRTQAAKPGFRGAPRKRYGPRRR, via the coding sequence ATGAGCACGACCGAATCCGGTGAAGCCGCCCTCGACCCGCATCTCGTCCACGACATCGCCAGCCGGCATCCGGAAGTGACCAGCCTGGCCGCGGCCGGCCTGAGCCGGATCGAGCATGCCGAGCTGATGGGGCTGGTGCCGCTGGGCCTGCCGCTGCCCAAGGGCAAGCGCGACCTGCTGGTGCCCCTGGAGCGGAAGGAGGCCGTGCTGCGCGAGGTTGAGGGCGGCCTGCAACGGGCGCTCCGGCGCAACGCGTTGCTGGAGCAGGGGCGCCGGGCGCTCGCCGGTTCGCACCTGTCGTTGAAGGCGGCCGAGGACCGCACGCGGGTGATCGCGGTCGCCCACGAAATCCTGCCCTGGCCCGGCTTCCGCGAGCCCTTGCGCCTGCACGCGCTCAAATCCTTCGACGCGGACGAACTGGCCGACCGGACGGATACCGAACTCCTGGCCCGGCTGGCGGGGGATCCCGACCTGGGCCGGCGTGCCGAGGAGGCCGTCGCGCGCGTGTCGGAACGGTTGCAGGATCTGGCGACGCGGGTGGGGCAGGCGGACGACAGTTGGACGTTCGAAAACCTGGTCGAACGCCTGTCCCGGGCCGCGCGCAACCGGCACGACCCGAACGACATCCTGCGGCGCTGGGAGGAGACGTTCGACACCTGGCTCGGCGAACGCGCCCAGGCGCGCGGCCGCGCCTTCGTGGACACCCATTTCGACCTCGCCCGCTTCGAACAGCTTTTCCCCGTCGCCCGCGGGCTGGGGCGCAAACTGGTGCTGGTCGTCGGACCGACCAACTCCGGCAAGACCCACCGGGCGGTCGAGGCGCTGAAGGCGGCCAAGTCTGGCATCTATCTGGCGCCGCTGCGCCTGCTGGCGTTGGAGATCATGGACCGCCTGAACAACGAGGGCACGCCGACCACGCTGTTGACCGGCGAGGAGGAGATCCGCGTGCCCGAGGCCCGGCACATCGCGTCCACGATCGAAATGCTGGATCCGGAACGGCCGGTGGACGTGGTGGTGATCGACGAGGTGCAGATGCTGGCCGATCCGGACCGGGGCTGGGCCTGGACGGCGGCGCTGATGGGGGCGCCGGGACGCACCGTGTACATCCTGGGCGCGCCCGAGGCCCGTCCGCTGGTCGAAAAGGCGGCGGCGCATCTGGGCGAGCCGTTGGAGGTGATCGAACTGGATCGCAAGGGGCCGCTGATCCTGCTGGAAAACCGCGTGGAATGGGCAGACGTCCAGCGTGGCGACGCCCTGATCGCCTTTTCCCGGCGCGAGGTGCATGCCGTGCGCGAAACCGTGCAGGCCCGTGGCCTTGCCGCCGCCGTCATCTACGGGGCGTTGGCCCCGGACGTGCGCCGGCGCGAGGCCGAACGGTTCCTGTCCGGCGAGGCCGACGTGGTGGTGGCGACCGATGCCATCGGCATGGGCCTGAACCTGCCCGTGCGCCGCATCCTGTTCACCGCGCTCGAGAAATTCGACGGGAACGAGGTCCGGCCCCTGGCCACGGCTGAAATCAAGCAGATCGCCGGCCGTGCCGGGCGTTTCGGCAAGGTGGACGTGGGCGAGTTCGGGGTGGTCGGCCGTGGAACGCCGCAGGCCCTGAAGGCGCTGCTGAACCGCCCGGACCCCCGGCTGGGCCCATCCACCCCGCTGAAGGTCCGCCCGACGCGCGGGATGCTGCAGCGCCTGGCCCGGCACATCGGGTCCGAGGACCTGGTCCTGCTGCTGGACTGCTTCGCCACCGCCAAGACCGCGGGTTCGCCCTACCGCGTGGCCGATCTGGGGCCGGTGCGGCGCCTGGCCGCCATGCTGGACGAACGGCCGCTGGATTTCGCGGACAAGCTCGACCTGCTGTTCATCCCGGCCGACATGGAACGGGACACGGATGCCGACCTGTTCCGCTCGGTCTGCCGGGCGATCCTGCGTGACACGCCGCTGGCCTTGGATCAGGTCGTGCCGGCCCGCATCGACACCCTGGACACCCAGCAGTTGGAGGACGCCTCGCGCGTGTGCGACCTGTATTACTGGGCCGCGCGCAAGTTCCCCCGCCTGTTCCCGGACCGCGAACGGGTCCGCGTCCGCCGGGCCGCCATCGGCGAGCGGTTGAGCGAGGTGTTGGCCGCACGCTCGCGCCGGTCGCGGACCCAGGCGGCGAAGCCGGGATTCCGCGGTGCCCCGCGCAAGCGCTACGGCCCGCGCCGGCGATAG
- the hydA gene encoding dihydropyrimidinase — protein sequence MTLLIKGGTVVNADLAARADVLVDGETVVAVGVDLDAPAGALVVDAGGAYVMPGGIDPHTHMELLFMGQVSADDFEWGTKAGLAGGTTMIVDFCIPAPGQSMLTAFRDWQAKSEKAAGDYSYHLAVTSWTDRTAEEMGRIVNDHGVNTFKHFMAYKGALMVDDDTLFKSFSRCAELGATALVHAENGDVVAQLQNYYMGKGNTGPEFHAYSRPPEVEGEAANRAIMIADMAGCPLYVVHTSCKPAHEAIARARSEGKRVFGEPLIQHLVLDETDYLNKDWEHAARRVMSPPFRPKAHQDSLWHGLQAGSLQVVATDHCSFTTEQKRIGRDDFRMIPNGTGGVEDRMAVLWTAGVNTGRLTPSEFVAVTSANAAKILNCYPRKGVIAPGADADIVIWDPAATKTISARTQVSRIDYNVFEGYACKGLPVKVFLRGRLAAQDGKPIAERGWGRFVARPPLPPFAKALATWKDLMAPKPIARAAVTP from the coding sequence ATGACGCTGCTGATCAAGGGCGGGACCGTCGTCAATGCGGACCTGGCGGCCCGGGCCGACGTGCTGGTGGACGGCGAAACGGTCGTGGCGGTGGGTGTCGACCTGGACGCGCCGGCCGGTGCCCTGGTCGTGGACGCCGGGGGCGCCTATGTGATGCCCGGCGGCATCGACCCGCACACGCACATGGAACTGCTCTTCATGGGGCAGGTCTCGGCCGACGACTTCGAGTGGGGCACCAAGGCGGGGCTCGCCGGCGGCACCACCATGATCGTGGACTTCTGCATCCCCGCGCCGGGCCAGTCGATGCTGACGGCGTTCCGCGACTGGCAGGCCAAGTCGGAAAAGGCGGCCGGCGACTATTCCTACCATCTGGCGGTGACGTCCTGGACTGACCGGACGGCCGAGGAGATGGGCCGGATCGTCAACGACCACGGCGTCAACACCTTCAAGCACTTCATGGCCTACAAGGGTGCGTTGATGGTGGACGACGACACCCTGTTCAAAAGCTTCAGCCGCTGTGCCGAGCTGGGGGCGACCGCGCTGGTCCACGCCGAGAACGGCGACGTCGTCGCGCAGTTGCAGAACTACTACATGGGCAAGGGCAACACCGGCCCCGAGTTCCACGCCTATTCCCGCCCGCCCGAGGTGGAGGGCGAGGCCGCGAACCGCGCCATCATGATCGCCGACATGGCGGGCTGCCCGCTGTACGTGGTCCACACCTCGTGCAAGCCGGCGCACGAGGCCATCGCCCGCGCCCGGTCCGAGGGCAAGCGGGTGTTCGGCGAACCGCTGATCCAGCATCTGGTGCTGGACGAGACGGATTACCTGAACAAGGACTGGGAGCATGCGGCCCGGCGCGTGATGTCGCCGCCGTTCCGTCCGAAGGCCCACCAGGACAGCCTGTGGCACGGCTTGCAGGCGGGCTCGTTGCAGGTGGTGGCGACCGACCATTGCTCGTTCACGACCGAGCAGAAGCGCATCGGCCGGGACGATTTCCGCATGATCCCGAACGGGACCGGCGGGGTGGAGGACCGGATGGCGGTCCTGTGGACGGCGGGAGTGAACACCGGCCGGCTGACGCCCAGCGAGTTCGTGGCCGTCACCTCGGCCAACGCCGCGAAGATCCTGAACTGCTATCCCCGCAAGGGCGTCATCGCGCCGGGGGCGGACGCCGACATCGTGATCTGGGACCCGGCGGCCACCAAGACCATCTCGGCCAGGACCCAGGTTTCGCGCATCGACTACAACGTGTTCGAGGGGTACGCCTGCAAGGGCCTGCCGGTGAAGGTGTTCCTGCGCGGGCGTCTGGCCGCGCAGGACGGCAAACCGATCGCCGAACGGGGCTGGGGCCGCTTCGTCGCCCGTCCGCCGCTGCCGCCCTTCGCCAAGGCCCTGGCGACGTGGAAGGATCTGATGGCGCCGAAGCCGATCGCCCGCGCCGCCGTCACGCCCTGA